One Alicyclobacillus acidoterrestris DNA window includes the following coding sequences:
- the trmD gene encoding tRNA (guanosine(37)-N1)-methyltransferase TrmD has translation MNIFVLTLFPQMFSSVFGESMMKRAFASGVANIEYVDFRQYATDKHHTVDDTPFGGGAGMLLKPEPLFAAMDDIHERHGVVPPPAGRVILLSPQGRRFNQEVAREYAACERLTFLCGHYEGFDDRVRQHLVTEELSLGDFVMTGGEIAAMAVIDTVVRLLPGVLGNAGSLEDESHTARLLEYPQYTRPASFRGMDVPPTLLSGNHQLIAKWRRKHALYRTWRERPDLLDGLNLDDEQAQWLQQFERGDFRDIDIP, from the coding sequence CTGAATATTTTTGTTTTGACGTTATTTCCACAGATGTTTTCCAGCGTCTTTGGCGAGAGTATGATGAAGCGCGCGTTTGCCAGTGGCGTTGCCAACATCGAATACGTCGACTTTCGCCAATACGCGACCGATAAACACCATACTGTCGACGACACGCCATTTGGCGGCGGCGCGGGCATGTTGTTGAAGCCGGAGCCGCTCTTTGCCGCAATGGATGACATTCACGAGCGACATGGGGTAGTTCCTCCTCCAGCTGGACGCGTCATTCTGCTCTCCCCGCAGGGACGCCGATTTAACCAGGAAGTGGCGCGAGAGTATGCGGCATGCGAACGCCTCACATTTCTCTGTGGTCATTATGAGGGGTTTGATGACAGAGTGCGTCAGCACCTGGTTACGGAGGAATTGTCTCTAGGCGACTTCGTGATGACTGGCGGTGAGATTGCGGCGATGGCCGTGATTGACACGGTGGTGCGGTTGTTGCCAGGCGTACTCGGCAATGCGGGGTCACTCGAAGATGAGTCTCACACAGCGCGGTTACTTGAGTACCCCCAGTACACGCGGCCTGCTTCATTTCGGGGGATGGATGTTCCGCCGACGCTATTGTCGGGGAACCACCAACTGATTGCCAAATGGCGAAGGAAACACGCGTTGTATCGGACATGGCGCGAGCGGCCAGACCTGCTTGATGGCCTCAACCTCGACGACGAGCAGGCGCAGTGGTTGCAACAATTTGAGCGCGGCGACTTTCGCGACATCGACATCCCGTAG
- the rimM gene encoding ribosome maturation factor RimM (Essential for efficient processing of 16S rRNA), producing the protein MASYYTVGVMTKPHGLRGEMKVYPRTDFPEKRFAAGSKLYVRPEGGSPIAAVEVRSGRQQQNMWIVGFRDLVTIHDVERWRGMELCVEEAQLEPLPEGTYYIHQLVGLQVYTEEGVFVGELKEVLTPGANDVYVVRGPLSKDDILLPAIPDCILKVDIAANRMTIHLLPGLIGDDDES; encoded by the coding sequence ATGGCTTCGTACTACACGGTGGGCGTGATGACTAAGCCCCACGGTCTGCGTGGCGAAATGAAGGTATACCCGCGCACGGATTTTCCTGAGAAGCGTTTTGCGGCCGGATCGAAATTGTATGTACGCCCAGAAGGTGGCTCTCCGATTGCGGCCGTTGAAGTCCGGTCGGGGCGGCAACAGCAGAACATGTGGATAGTGGGGTTTAGGGACTTGGTGACCATCCACGATGTGGAGCGCTGGCGCGGTATGGAACTGTGTGTGGAAGAGGCTCAACTGGAACCGCTGCCGGAGGGTACATACTACATTCATCAGTTGGTTGGTCTTCAAGTCTACACAGAGGAAGGCGTGTTTGTGGGCGAGTTGAAGGAAGTGCTGACACCGGGAGCAAACGACGTGTATGTCGTACGTGGACCGCTCAGCAAGGACGACATCTTATTGCCGGCGATTCCGGACTGTATTCTCAAGGTCGATATCGCCGCCAACCGCATGACCATCCACCTCTTGCCAGGCCTTATCGGAGACGACGACGAGAGCTGA
- a CDS encoding KH domain-containing protein, producing the protein MKELVQYLVSSLVDHPDSVEVVETTDNDVITYRVKVHADDMGRVIGRQGRIAKAIRNVVSAAAYRQHKRVFVDIQS; encoded by the coding sequence GTGAAGGAGCTTGTCCAATATCTGGTGTCCTCGTTGGTAGATCACCCGGATTCGGTGGAAGTCGTCGAGACGACGGATAATGATGTCATCACCTATCGGGTGAAAGTCCACGCGGACGACATGGGCCGCGTCATTGGCCGGCAAGGCCGTATCGCAAAAGCCATTCGCAACGTGGTCAGTGCGGCTGCGTATCGGCAACACAAGCGTGTATTTGTAGATATTCAGTCGTAA
- a CDS encoding YlqD family protein has translation MEIRQPVAVKVVLTETTKQQIIQEQRRQIEQVSNEIEQLEAQGKEALAQAMAQGGDIAQQVRQQIDNERTTRERRREELFQQMQQIQQMELGTELQNMTVETTVSVKPGDDWTKVLLGAEIIVRDGIIQEIRQNGQKIEG, from the coding sequence TTGGAAATTCGTCAGCCTGTCGCCGTCAAGGTGGTTTTGACGGAAACGACGAAGCAGCAGATCATTCAGGAGCAGCGCCGGCAAATCGAGCAGGTGAGCAACGAGATAGAGCAACTTGAGGCTCAAGGCAAGGAAGCGCTTGCCCAGGCGATGGCACAAGGTGGTGACATCGCGCAACAGGTTCGTCAACAAATTGATAACGAGCGCACGACGCGCGAACGTCGCCGTGAAGAACTGTTCCAGCAAATGCAACAAATTCAGCAGATGGAACTGGGTACTGAGTTGCAAAATATGACCGTTGAAACCACGGTTTCTGTTAAGCCGGGTGACGACTGGACGAAGGTTTTGCTTGGGGCAGAAATTATCGTTCGGGACGGCATCATCCAGGAGATTCGCCAGAACGGTCAGAAAATCGAAGGTTGA